A region of Brevundimonas sp. NIBR10 DNA encodes the following proteins:
- a CDS encoding RidA family protein: MKIVVPALTAALFFCAAPALAQSHDHPAIERTYGSPTAFIASTVTVPAGSELIFLSGQLPDVTDTTAPAGSVEAYGDTEAQSASTFAKIERLLATRNLTMGDVVSMTVYLTAAPGSERMDFAGMMRAYGKYFGTAEQPNRPSRSTVQVAGLAGPGFLVEIEVTAARLPAHAH; encoded by the coding sequence ATGAAGATTGTTGTACCTGCCCTGACCGCCGCACTGTTCTTCTGCGCCGCCCCCGCCCTGGCCCAGAGCCATGACCACCCCGCGATCGAGCGCACCTATGGCTCGCCGACGGCCTTCATCGCCTCGACGGTGACGGTCCCGGCCGGGTCGGAGCTGATCTTCCTGTCTGGCCAGTTGCCTGACGTTACCGACACCACGGCACCCGCCGGTTCGGTCGAGGCCTATGGTGACACCGAAGCCCAGTCGGCCTCGACCTTCGCCAAGATCGAGCGGCTGCTGGCCACGCGGAACCTGACCATGGGCGATGTGGTGTCGATGACCGTCTATCTGACGGCGGCGCCAGGCTCCGAGCGCATGGATTTCGCGGGCATGATGCGGGCCTACGGCAAGTATTTCGGCACGGCCGAACAGCCGAACCGCCCCTCGCGCTCCACGGTCCAGGTCGCAGGCCTGGCCGGGCCGGGCTTCCTGGTCGAGATCGAGGTCACCGCCGCCCGCCTGCCGGCCCACGCCCACTAG
- a CDS encoding calcium-binding protein: MVDRTTTIAVRETSVFDERTNIVYSLGASQITRWDAITGRFLAPIILPGSLSSLALSPDGRYLVVGDSATITTAGQTQGVLHRIDLQTSAVTDIVYSTAFYEGGVTDVVVAANGTALFTTQFLGSGWTPLRTFPVSGAAPAPAILVNSVRGGSTLTASPDGRYVLILEANSSNAPFSLYDSTMGRVIASSDLYTIGLSGFNNDNGSVTNSGLISIVTYNSFVIYNNNFVVVKDFTPQQSSGTYSDAEFSLDGRQLYAWNTNTDRVEIYDTTNWTKIGELDPGVLINTQGNGSAFGRMQVVDDGRLLLMTTTGGVRVLDLNARLMTSITGTAGSDTLTGSVGGDSLFGLGGNDNLVGGEGDDILVGAAGADAMTGGSGSDTFRYLATSDSTAAVQDTITDFVTGTDRIDLTALNPTSVSVGRLAGGVSVVFAETPGGAFQAYVNGAVNSNDFIFNGAIGAFIIGSADADTIVGSSRPDPLLGNDGADTITGGGGADAIAGGAGRDVFRYESRGDSNQTTGFDNLYDFVTGEDRIDLQLIGATSISVLRTDNGSSFVYAETAAGSFLTTAAGQAINGTDFIYSGGFGIYMVGSGVADILIGTGLADPIAGGAGNDTITGGGGADAMFGDAGADTFVYVAASDSTAAATDGIFGFVSGQDRLDLRAVRTGASDTFGIAYLQGGSFLFVDLGGNGSTDMVIGLAGTTLVASDILWATGAIGEEPAVKDAGPQILPGVDEIDLFDTDMAFDLSPHTGRYLLDLEGARGFHGQDWYL, from the coding sequence ATGGTCGATCGGACCACGACGATTGCGGTTCGCGAAACGTCAGTTTTCGATGAGCGCACGAATATCGTTTACTCATTGGGCGCTAGTCAGATCACGCGCTGGGATGCCATCACGGGCCGGTTTTTGGCTCCGATCATCCTCCCGGGTTCGTTGTCCAGCTTGGCCCTTTCCCCCGACGGCCGGTATCTCGTCGTCGGCGACAGCGCGACCATCACGACGGCCGGCCAGACCCAGGGAGTCCTGCACCGGATTGACCTGCAGACTTCGGCGGTGACCGACATCGTTTATTCGACAGCTTTCTACGAAGGCGGTGTCACCGACGTGGTTGTGGCCGCGAACGGCACCGCATTGTTCACCACCCAGTTCCTTGGGTCTGGCTGGACGCCGCTGCGCACCTTTCCCGTATCTGGCGCTGCTCCTGCTCCGGCGATCCTCGTCAACTCCGTCAGGGGCGGAAGCACCCTCACCGCCTCTCCTGACGGCCGGTATGTCCTGATCTTGGAGGCAAACAGCTCCAACGCCCCCTTTTCGCTTTACGACTCGACCATGGGAAGGGTCATCGCTAGCAGCGATCTTTATACGATTGGCCTTTCTGGCTTCAATAATGACAATGGAAGCGTCACAAATAGTGGCCTGATCAGTATAGTCACTTATAATAGCTTCGTTATATACAATAACAATTTTGTCGTTGTAAAAGATTTCACCCCCCAACAGTCTTCCGGAACATACTCGGATGCTGAGTTCAGTCTAGACGGACGACAACTTTACGCCTGGAACACAAACACGGATCGGGTGGAAATCTACGACACCACTAACTGGACGAAAATTGGCGAGCTTGATCCTGGCGTTCTCATCAACACTCAGGGCAACGGCTCAGCGTTCGGACGGATGCAAGTCGTCGACGATGGTCGCCTTCTGCTCATGACTACTACGGGTGGCGTGCGTGTGTTGGATCTCAATGCGCGCCTGATGACCAGCATCACAGGTACTGCTGGCAGCGACACATTGACGGGCTCCGTCGGCGGCGACTCACTCTTCGGCTTGGGTGGCAACGACAATCTGGTTGGTGGAGAAGGCGACGACATTCTAGTTGGCGCTGCCGGTGCCGATGCGATGACCGGTGGATCGGGGTCCGACACCTTCCGCTATCTGGCGACGTCGGATTCCACGGCGGCGGTTCAGGACACGATCACCGACTTCGTCACCGGGACGGACCGGATCGATCTGACGGCGCTGAATCCGACGAGCGTCAGCGTGGGCCGGCTGGCCGGCGGCGTGTCGGTGGTCTTCGCTGAGACGCCGGGCGGGGCCTTCCAAGCCTATGTCAACGGCGCGGTGAACTCGAACGACTTCATCTTCAACGGAGCCATCGGCGCCTTCATCATCGGCTCGGCCGATGCCGACACCATCGTCGGCTCGTCGCGGCCCGATCCCCTGCTGGGCAATGACGGGGCCGACACCATCACCGGCGGTGGTGGCGCGGACGCCATCGCGGGCGGGGCGGGGCGTGACGTGTTCCGCTACGAGTCGCGAGGCGATTCCAATCAGACGACCGGCTTCGACAATCTGTACGACTTCGTGACGGGCGAGGACCGGATCGACCTGCAACTGATCGGCGCAACCTCGATCTCGGTCCTGAGGACCGACAACGGCTCCAGCTTCGTCTATGCCGAGACGGCGGCCGGCAGTTTCCTGACCACGGCGGCCGGACAGGCGATCAACGGCACCGACTTCATCTATTCTGGCGGGTTCGGCATCTACATGGTCGGGTCGGGGGTCGCCGACATCCTCATCGGGACCGGCCTGGCTGATCCGATCGCAGGCGGTGCGGGCAATGACACCATCACCGGCGGCGGCGGGGCGGACGCGATGTTCGGCGACGCGGGGGCGGACACCTTCGTCTATGTGGCGGCTTCGGATTCGACGGCGGCGGCGACGGACGGCATCTTCGGCTTCGTGTCCGGCCAGGATCGCCTGGATCTGAGGGCGGTAAGAACCGGCGCGTCGGACACCTTCGGCATCGCCTATCTGCAGGGCGGGTCGTTCTTGTTCGTGGACCTCGGTGGCAACGGTTCGACCGACATGGTTATCGGCCTGGCCGGGACGACGCTGGTCGCTTCCGACATCCTGTGGGCGACCGGGGCGATCGGCGAGGAACCGGCGGTCAAGGATGCCGGGCCCCAGATCCTGCCGGGCGTGGACGAGATCGACCTGTTCGACACCGACATGGCCTTCGACCTGTCGCCGCACACCGGCCGCTACCTGCTGGACCTGGAGGGCGCACGCGGGTTCCACGGGCAAGACTGGTATCTGTAG
- a CDS encoding metalloregulator ArsR/SmtB family transcription factor: MSLTAEQTVEALRAAGEPTRLRILALLASEELSVMELSSVLEQSQPRVSRHLKVMSDARLIERFPDGARVFYRLSSEPVTRRLIETILDLLADTAGEDDLLRLDQVRNERQAAAAAYFERVAPQWDRIRSLYVAETAVEAAIRDAAGDGPFERIVDLGTGSGRMLTLLGARARRLTGLDLSHNMLNIARTNVAEAGLTNVELRHGDIFSTRLPAGSADLVLVHQVLHYLADPHAAVTEAARLVSPGGRILIVDFAQHELEHLRAEHQHRRLGFAAEEIDGWLADAGLTTEAPVALPPDTDGLTVTIWGAVRPALSALTRSAA; this comes from the coding sequence ATGTCCCTGACGGCGGAACAGACAGTGGAAGCCCTGCGCGCGGCCGGCGAGCCGACCCGCCTGCGCATCCTCGCCCTGCTGGCCAGCGAGGAACTGTCGGTGATGGAACTGTCCAGCGTGCTGGAGCAGAGCCAGCCTCGCGTGTCGCGCCACCTCAAGGTCATGAGCGACGCCCGGCTGATCGAGCGGTTTCCCGACGGGGCCCGGGTCTTCTATCGCCTGTCGTCCGAGCCGGTGACGCGACGCCTGATCGAGACCATCCTGGACCTGCTGGCCGACACGGCGGGCGAGGACGACCTTCTGCGCCTGGATCAGGTCCGCAACGAGCGCCAGGCCGCCGCCGCCGCCTATTTCGAGCGCGTCGCGCCGCAGTGGGACCGCATCCGCTCCCTCTATGTCGCCGAGACCGCCGTCGAGGCCGCGATCCGCGACGCCGCGGGCGATGGGCCGTTCGAGCGGATCGTCGACCTGGGTACCGGATCGGGCCGGATGCTGACCCTGCTGGGGGCCCGGGCGCGGCGGCTGACGGGGCTGGATCTCAGCCACAACATGCTCAACATCGCCCGCACCAATGTCGCCGAGGCCGGGCTGACCAATGTCGAACTGAGGCACGGCGACATCTTCTCGACCCGGCTGCCGGCGGGCAGTGCCGACCTCGTGCTGGTGCATCAGGTCCTGCACTATCTGGCCGATCCGCATGCGGCGGTCACCGAAGCAGCGCGACTGGTGTCGCCCGGCGGCCGGATCCTGATCGTCGACTTCGCCCAGCACGAGTTGGAACACCTGCGCGCCGAGCACCAGCACCGCCGCCTCGGCTTTGCCGCCGAGGAGATCGACGGCTGGCTGGCGGACGCGGGCCTGACCACTGAGGCGCCGGTCGCCCTGCCGCCCGACACGGACGGCCTGACCGTCACCATCTGGGGCGCCGTTCGCCCTGCCCTTTCCGCCCTGACCAGGAGCGCCGCCTGA
- a CDS encoding homocysteine S-methyltransferase family protein — translation MTSPLTRPERVAALHKAARERILVLDGSWGVMIQRRGLEEVDFRGDRFVEANGYNERDQMKGNNDILCLTRPDVISDLHDQYFGAGADISETNTFSATVIAQDDYKLEADAVWDINLEGARLARAAADRWTEKEPHKPRFAAGSIGPLNKMLSMSSDVNDPGARLVTFDQVYDAYRHQVKALNEGGVDLYLIETITDTLNCKACIKAIKDLEDEGMEPLPIWISGTITDRSGRTLSGQTAEAFWNSVRHAKPFAVGFNCALGADLMRPFIAELSRVADTLVAAYPNAGLPNAMGQYDEEPHETAHFIEEWAASGLVNIVGGCCGTTPDHIAHTAQVVSKLPTREIPERPVAMRLSGLEPFELVA, via the coding sequence ATGACGTCTCCCCTCACCCGCCCCGAACGCGTCGCCGCCCTGCACAAGGCCGCCAGGGAACGCATCCTGGTCCTTGACGGATCCTGGGGCGTGATGATCCAGCGTCGCGGGCTGGAAGAAGTCGATTTCAGAGGCGACCGTTTCGTCGAGGCCAATGGCTACAACGAGCGCGACCAGATGAAGGGCAACAACGACATCCTGTGCCTGACCCGGCCGGACGTCATCTCGGACCTCCATGACCAGTATTTCGGGGCGGGGGCCGACATCTCCGAGACCAACACCTTCAGCGCCACCGTCATCGCCCAGGACGACTACAAGCTGGAGGCCGACGCGGTCTGGGACATCAATCTGGAGGGGGCCAGACTGGCCCGCGCCGCCGCCGACCGCTGGACGGAAAAGGAGCCGCACAAGCCGCGCTTCGCCGCCGGTTCGATCGGGCCGCTGAACAAGATGCTGTCGATGTCGTCCGACGTGAACGATCCCGGCGCGCGGCTGGTGACCTTCGACCAGGTCTATGACGCCTATCGCCATCAGGTGAAGGCGCTGAACGAGGGTGGGGTCGATCTGTATCTGATCGAGACCATCACCGACACGCTGAACTGCAAGGCCTGCATCAAGGCCATCAAGGACCTGGAAGACGAGGGGATGGAGCCCCTGCCGATCTGGATCAGTGGGACCATCACCGACCGCTCAGGCCGGACCCTGTCGGGCCAGACCGCCGAGGCGTTCTGGAACAGCGTGCGCCACGCCAAGCCGTTCGCGGTCGGTTTCAACTGCGCGCTCGGTGCCGATCTGATGCGACCGTTCATCGCCGAACTGAGCCGCGTCGCCGACACCCTGGTCGCTGCCTATCCCAACGCCGGCCTGCCCAACGCCATGGGCCAATACGACGAGGAACCGCACGAGACGGCCCACTTCATCGAGGAATGGGCGGCGTCAGGTCTGGTCAACATCGTGGGCGGCTGCTGCGGTACGACGCCGGACCACATCGCCCATACCGCACAGGTGGTGTCGAAACTGCCGACGCGGGAGATTCCCGAACGTCCGGTCGCGATGCGTCTGTCGGGGCTGGAACCGTTCGAGCTGGTGGCGTGA
- the metF gene encoding methylenetetrahydrofolate reductase [NAD(P)H]: MALAAVKSEGANPSNLAAARALLLSPLGPVARAGDNANPVRVSFEFFPPKTDKAEETLWQAVRRLEPLNPAFVSVTYGAGGSTRERTHRTVQRMLTETTLKPAAHLTCVDASRAEVDEVIESYKAIGVDHIVALRGDPPGTDGIGGVYQPRADGYANATELALAIQRVGGFQTSVGAYPEKHPESPSIEHDIDVLKAKVDAGATRLISQFFFDIDAFLRFRDRIRAAGVTIPLLPGIMPVSNFGALQRMSASCGASVPGWLASHFDGLDDDPETRKLLAASVAAETCARLQEEGFSDFHFYTLNRADLVYAICRVLGVREQKAAA, encoded by the coding sequence ATGGCCCTCGCCGCCGTGAAATCCGAGGGGGCCAACCCCTCCAATCTGGCCGCCGCCCGCGCCCTGCTGCTGTCGCCGCTGGGCCCGGTCGCGCGCGCCGGGGACAACGCCAATCCGGTGCGGGTCTCGTTCGAATTCTTTCCGCCCAAGACCGACAAGGCCGAGGAGACCCTGTGGCAAGCCGTGCGTCGGCTGGAGCCGCTGAACCCCGCCTTCGTGTCGGTGACCTATGGTGCCGGCGGCTCGACCCGCGAGCGGACGCACCGCACGGTGCAGCGGATGCTGACGGAAACCACGCTGAAACCCGCCGCCCACCTGACCTGCGTCGACGCCTCCAGAGCCGAGGTCGATGAGGTGATCGAAAGCTATAAGGCGATCGGTGTCGATCACATCGTGGCCCTGCGCGGCGATCCGCCCGGAACCGACGGCATCGGCGGCGTCTATCAGCCGCGCGCGGACGGATACGCCAACGCCACCGAACTGGCCCTAGCCATCCAGCGCGTCGGCGGCTTCCAGACCAGCGTCGGCGCCTATCCCGAGAAACACCCCGAAAGCCCGTCGATCGAGCACGACATCGATGTGCTGAAGGCCAAGGTCGACGCCGGAGCGACGCGGCTGATCAGCCAGTTCTTCTTCGACATCGACGCCTTCCTGCGCTTCCGTGACCGCATCCGCGCGGCGGGCGTGACCATTCCCCTGCTGCCCGGCATCATGCCGGTGTCGAACTTCGGGGCCTTGCAGCGGATGAGCGCATCCTGCGGCGCCTCGGTCCCGGGCTGGCTGGCATCGCATTTCGACGGCCTGGACGACGACCCCGAAACCCGCAAGCTGCTGGCCGCCTCGGTCGCCGCCGAAACCTGCGCCCGGCTGCAGGAAGAGGGTTTCTCCGACTTCCACTTCTACACCCTGAACCGCGCCGACCTGGTCTATGCGATCTGCCGCGTGCTGGGCGTTCGCGAACAGAAGGCCGCTGCCTGA
- a CDS encoding FAD-dependent oxidoreductase, whose protein sequence is MIGTRRAFLTRVAAVAGTGGMYMAMRAMGLVDDGVAHAQTPTLAAGSGDGASVVILGAGVAGLSAAYELKKAGYAVTVLEARDRVGGRNWTVRRGSKIAHTDKPEQVCTFDEGQYFNAGPARIPSHHQATIGYCKELGVEMEVLVNHSHGALIQAEGLNGGKPLQMRQAIHNIRGNVASLLAKGVRNGGVDVALSAEDKALLVENLIGWGELDPDLMFRHSESAGFAIEPAAGDIEGKPRDAMVLASLLHPMAWGAPAFHDIIDMQATMLQPVGGMDRIPMAFADKLGAAITLNAQITGLKRKGTGVEATWKDAAGASHAITADHCICTIPFSVLAGIDNDFSADRKAVVKNARYADSVKIAFQAPRFWETNDHIYGGLSFTDRDTLMTWYPSGKFLHAKGILVAGYSFAGPATRLGSLPLAEGHAYARETVERLHPGQSGSLTDGVTVHWRSIPYSLGIEGPVARQDPTGYTLMNEPDGPYLFAGEHLSHVGAWQQGAFVSAWRAVNAIAARRQSAAA, encoded by the coding sequence ATGATCGGCACGAGGCGGGCGTTTCTGACGCGGGTGGCGGCGGTGGCCGGGACCGGCGGGATGTATATGGCCATGCGGGCCATGGGGCTGGTGGACGACGGCGTCGCCCATGCCCAGACGCCGACCCTCGCGGCGGGCTCCGGCGACGGCGCGAGCGTGGTCATCCTGGGTGCCGGTGTGGCCGGGCTCAGCGCGGCCTATGAGCTGAAGAAGGCCGGATATGCCGTCACGGTGCTCGAGGCGCGCGATCGGGTCGGGGGGCGCAACTGGACCGTCCGTCGCGGCTCCAAGATCGCCCACACCGACAAGCCGGAACAGGTCTGCACCTTCGACGAGGGCCAGTATTTCAACGCCGGCCCCGCCCGCATCCCCAGCCACCATCAGGCCACCATCGGCTACTGCAAGGAACTGGGCGTCGAGATGGAGGTGCTGGTCAACCACTCGCACGGGGCCCTGATCCAGGCCGAGGGGTTGAACGGCGGCAAGCCTTTGCAGATGCGTCAGGCGATCCACAATATCCGCGGCAACGTCGCCTCCCTGCTGGCCAAGGGCGTGCGGAACGGCGGCGTCGACGTGGCCCTGAGCGCCGAGGACAAGGCCCTGCTGGTCGAGAACCTGATCGGCTGGGGCGAGCTGGACCCCGATTTGATGTTCCGCCATAGCGAGAGCGCCGGCTTCGCCATCGAGCCAGCCGCGGGCGATATCGAGGGCAAGCCGCGCGACGCCATGGTGCTGGCCTCGCTGCTGCACCCGATGGCCTGGGGCGCGCCCGCCTTCCACGACATCATCGACATGCAGGCGACCATGCTCCAGCCGGTCGGGGGCATGGACCGCATTCCCATGGCGTTCGCCGACAAGCTGGGCGCGGCGATAACCCTGAACGCCCAGATCACCGGCCTGAAGCGCAAGGGCACGGGCGTCGAGGCGACCTGGAAGGATGCGGCCGGCGCAAGCCACGCGATCACCGCCGACCACTGCATCTGTACCATTCCCTTCTCGGTCCTGGCCGGGATCGACAACGACTTCTCGGCCGACCGGAAGGCGGTGGTCAAGAACGCCCGCTATGCCGACTCGGTCAAGATCGCGTTCCAGGCACCCCGGTTCTGGGAGACCAACGACCACATCTATGGCGGCCTGTCGTTCACCGACCGCGACACCCTGATGACCTGGTATCCGTCCGGCAAATTCCTGCACGCGAAGGGTATCCTGGTCGCGGGCTACAGTTTCGCAGGCCCCGCGACGCGTCTGGGGTCCCTGCCCCTGGCCGAGGGCCACGCCTATGCGCGCGAGACCGTCGAACGGCTGCATCCGGGCCAGAGCGGCTCCCTGACCGACGGCGTCACCGTCCACTGGCGCAGCATCCCCTACAGCCTGGGCATCGAAGGACCAGTGGCTCGGCAAGACCCGACGGGCTATACGTTGATGAACGAGCCGGACGGGCCCTATCTGTTCGCCGGCGAACACCTGAGCCACGTCGGTGCCTGGCAGCAGGGTGCCTTCGTCAGCGCCTGGCGCGCCGTCAACGCCATCGCCGCCCGTCGCCAATCCGCAGCCGCCTGA
- a CDS encoding 2-hydroxyacid dehydrogenase gives MTQRPAVLIMQCHLGQLTPFLESAYDVYRFWEGPLAQAEPLIQAVIVAGEFELDKGLIERLPGLRLLACFTSGYDRIDVEWCRARGLAVSHAPGVNHEDVADHAIGLILAARREIVRGDRELRAGLWTVESKLMTPSLGGQRVGIVGMGLIGEAVARRAEAMRMTVRWWGPREKAGPWPRADSLIALAADSDILVVACRADETNVGLISAEVIAALGPQGLLVNVARGQVVDEDALIAALRSGALGQAALDVFETEPVDAARWAEVPNTVLTPHTGGATQEAVRGMLMLLMQNLQAVFAGEPPVTPVA, from the coding sequence ATGACCCAACGCCCCGCCGTCCTGATCATGCAGTGTCACCTGGGGCAGCTGACGCCGTTTCTGGAGAGCGCGTACGACGTCTATCGGTTCTGGGAGGGGCCGCTGGCGCAGGCTGAGCCTCTGATCCAGGCGGTGATCGTGGCGGGCGAGTTCGAGCTGGACAAGGGGTTGATCGAGCGGTTGCCGGGCTTGCGGCTGCTCGCCTGTTTCACCTCGGGCTATGACCGGATCGACGTCGAATGGTGTCGGGCGCGGGGGTTGGCGGTCAGCCATGCGCCGGGGGTCAATCACGAGGATGTCGCCGACCACGCCATCGGCCTGATCCTCGCCGCGCGGCGCGAGATCGTGCGCGGCGACCGGGAGCTGAGGGCCGGGCTGTGGACGGTGGAGTCAAAGCTGATGACGCCGTCGCTGGGCGGGCAGCGGGTCGGGATCGTCGGCATGGGTCTGATCGGCGAAGCGGTGGCGCGGCGGGCCGAGGCGATGCGGATGACCGTGCGCTGGTGGGGGCCGCGCGAGAAGGCCGGCCCGTGGCCCCGCGCCGACAGCCTGATCGCGCTGGCGGCCGACAGCGACATCCTGGTGGTCGCGTGCCGGGCGGATGAGACCAATGTCGGGCTGATTTCGGCCGAGGTGATCGCGGCGCTAGGGCCGCAGGGGTTGCTGGTCAATGTGGCGCGCGGCCAGGTGGTGGACGAGGACGCCCTGATCGCGGCCTTGCGGTCCGGCGCCCTGGGTCAGGCGGCGCTGGACGTGTTCGAGACCGAGCCGGTCGACGCGGCGCGCTGGGCCGAGGTGCCCAACACCGTCCTGACGCCCCACACGGGCGGGGCGACCCAGGAGGCGGTGCGGGGCATGCTGATGCTGCTGATGCAGAACCTTCAGGCGGTGTTCGCAGGCGAACCGCCGGTGACGCCCGTGGCCTGA